Proteins encoded together in one Bradyrhizobium sp. CB82 window:
- the dprA gene encoding DNA-processing protein DprA → MDAINSTTELTEADRIDRLRLIRSDNVGPRTFRSLVDHFGSVRAALERLPDLARRGGAARSGRIHSTDEAKAELAASRKLGVSWLAPGEDGYPSRLATIDDAPPLLAVRGHAASLMRPMIAIVGSRNASGAGLKFAGQLARELGEAGFVIISGLARGVDQAAHRASIASGTVAVLAGGHDCIYPPEHEVLLAAILDQDGAGISEMPLGHEPRACDFPRRNRLISGACLGVVVVEAAQRSGSLITARMAAEQGREVFAVPGSPLDPRAAGTNDLIKQGATLVTEAADVINAIQPILERPVMHPAGEPDSELFESDPQGHDRDQITGLLGPAPIGIDDLVRMSGASPAIVRTVLLELELAGRLERHGGGLVSLL, encoded by the coding sequence TTGGACGCCATCAACTCGACGACCGAACTGACCGAAGCCGACAGGATCGACCGCTTGCGCCTGATCCGCTCGGACAATGTCGGCCCGCGCACCTTCCGCTCGCTGGTCGATCACTTTGGCAGCGTGCGCGCTGCGCTGGAGCGACTGCCCGACCTCGCGCGCCGCGGCGGCGCGGCCCGGTCGGGGCGCATCCATTCCACTGACGAGGCCAAGGCCGAGCTTGCGGCAAGCCGGAAACTCGGCGTCAGCTGGCTCGCACCCGGCGAGGACGGCTATCCCTCGCGGCTGGCGACGATCGACGACGCGCCGCCGTTGCTCGCGGTGCGCGGCCACGCCGCCAGCTTGATGCGACCGATGATCGCAATCGTCGGCTCGCGCAACGCCTCCGGCGCCGGGCTGAAATTTGCAGGCCAACTCGCGCGCGAACTTGGCGAGGCCGGCTTCGTGATCATCTCGGGCCTCGCGCGCGGCGTCGATCAGGCCGCACATCGCGCGAGCATCGCAAGCGGCACGGTCGCCGTGCTCGCCGGCGGCCATGACTGCATCTACCCACCCGAGCATGAGGTTCTGCTCGCCGCGATCCTCGACCAGGACGGCGCTGGGATCTCCGAGATGCCGCTCGGCCACGAGCCGCGCGCCTGCGATTTTCCCCGCCGCAACCGCCTGATCTCTGGCGCTTGCCTCGGCGTGGTCGTGGTCGAGGCCGCGCAGCGCTCGGGCTCGCTGATCACCGCGCGGATGGCGGCCGAACAGGGCCGCGAGGTCTTTGCCGTGCCGGGCTCGCCGCTCGATCCGCGCGCCGCCGGCACCAATGATCTGATCAAGCAGGGCGCAACGCTCGTCACGGAGGCCGCCGATGTCATCAATGCGATTCAGCCGATCCTGGAACGCCCGGTGATGCATCCGGCCGGTGAGCCCGACAGCGAGCTCTTTGAAAGCGATCCGCAAGGACATGATCGCGATCAGATCACCGGGCTGCTCGGCCCTGCGCCGATCGGAATCGACGATCTCGTGCGGATGTCCGGCGCCTCGCCCGCGATCGTCCGCACCGTGCTGCTCGAACTCGAACTGGCCGGCCGGCTCGAGCGCCACGGCGGCGGCCTCGTTTCGCTGCTCTAA
- a CDS encoding helix-turn-helix domain-containing protein produces MGTSLEPTHNHLPVLPERPDPNHADCRGVASILSRVGDKWSVFVIMMLDDGPKRFNELKRMIKGISQRMLTLTLRGLERDGLVTRTIFPTIPPRVDYELTDLGRGLSRPVQALGMWAKEHQTQIEAARARFDERNDR; encoded by the coding sequence ATGGGCACATCTTTGGAACCGACACACAACCATTTGCCTGTCTTGCCGGAGCGGCCGGATCCCAATCACGCCGACTGCCGCGGCGTCGCGTCGATCCTGTCCCGCGTCGGCGACAAATGGAGCGTGTTCGTGATCATGATGCTTGATGACGGGCCAAAGCGCTTCAACGAGCTCAAACGCATGATCAAGGGCATCTCTCAGCGGATGCTGACCTTGACCTTGCGCGGACTGGAACGCGACGGGCTCGTCACGCGCACGATCTTCCCGACGATTCCGCCACGCGTGGACTATGAGCTGACTGATCTCGGTCGCGGGCTGAGTCGGCCGGTGCAAGCGCTCGGGATGTGGGCGAAGGAGCATCAGACCCAGATCGAAGCGGCGCGGGCGCGCTTTGATGAGCGCAACGATCGTTAG
- a CDS encoding FMN-dependent NADH-azoreductase, translating to MKLLHIDSSVLGPHSVSRQVSAAIVARLREATPALEVSYRDLTQTPLAHLTGTHLAAAQGAPAPAELAADLATSQAVLDEFLAADTVVIGAPMYNFTIPSQLKAWIDRILVAGKTFQYGANGPQGLAGGKRVIVAISRGGFYGAETPYAAGEHLETYLRWVFGFIGITNPEFIFADGIQIGPEYREKALAGALQAATSLQAA from the coding sequence ATGAAACTCCTCCATATCGACTCCAGTGTCCTCGGCCCCCACTCCGTCAGCCGGCAGGTCTCCGCCGCGATCGTCGCGCGGCTGCGCGAGGCAACGCCCGCACTCGAGGTTTCCTACCGCGACCTGACGCAGACCCCTCTCGCGCATCTCACCGGCACGCATCTGGCGGCCGCGCAAGGCGCTCCCGCGCCAGCCGAGCTCGCCGCGGACCTCGCCACCAGCCAAGCCGTGCTTGACGAGTTCCTCGCCGCCGACACCGTCGTGATCGGCGCGCCCATGTACAATTTCACCATTCCGAGCCAGCTCAAGGCCTGGATCGACCGCATCTTGGTGGCGGGCAAGACCTTCCAATATGGCGCTAACGGTCCGCAAGGCCTCGCCGGCGGCAAGCGCGTGATCGTGGCGATCTCGCGCGGCGGTTTTTATGGCGCGGAAACGCCGTACGCCGCGGGCGAGCATCTCGAAACCTATTTGCGCTGGGTGTTCGGCTTTATCGGCATCACAAATCCGGAATTCATCTTCGCCGACGGCATCCAGATTGGGCCCGAGTATCGTGAAAAGGCGCTGGCGGGCGCACTTCAGGCCGCAACGAGCCTGCAAGCAGCATAA